From a region of the Chloroflexota bacterium genome:
- a CDS encoding lamin tail domain-containing protein — MQLRSLRSLLTVDRARVGSLLSVLLVGLLAWLLPQTNAQPAFAASSTVVISQVYGGGGNTGATYTHDFVELFNLSNASVSINGWSIQYTSATGTGNFSTNVMALPNASIAPGQYYLVRLGGGANGVALPTPDALGSIAMSGTGGKVILANVATGLACNGSSTPCNATQQGQIVDLVGFGSANYFEGSGATGAPSNTTSAIRTNPCIDADDNATEFSVGTPNPRNTASTTLSCSAATNTPTNTPTNTPTNTPTNTPTNTPTNTPTNTPTNTATSTPIVLGGDNNILWDQLYHSANAVNPQLELVPNESYSFLHSASGTIDETTAVTISALTDALDVQTVSLRYWDGANSTTIPMTRIKSLSASFRSQPIHSYDLWQASIPAQPIGTTIFYRVIAQDGSASAYLKHNNGQYVNPLGQHVRGFNDDPDDYSYTVLAANPTATPTNTPTDTATPTATNTPTNTPTDTATPTATNTPTNTPTDTATPTNTPVVPTATDTATPTATNTPTNTPTDTATPTNTPVVPTATDTATPTATNTPTNTPTDTATPTATNTPTNTPTDTATPTASNTPTNTATPTRTATNTPTNTVTPTRTATNTPTNTATSTATNTPTVTNTPIAQQYNVFLPWASK, encoded by the coding sequence ATGCAATTGCGCTCATTGCGGTCGTTGTTGACTGTTGATCGTGCCCGCGTCGGCTCATTATTAAGTGTTTTATTGGTAGGCTTGTTGGCTTGGCTGCTGCCGCAGACCAATGCTCAGCCTGCGTTTGCTGCATCAAGCACCGTTGTGATTAGCCAAGTGTATGGGGGCGGCGGAAATACTGGTGCTACCTATACTCATGATTTTGTTGAGTTATTCAATTTGAGTAACGCGAGTGTTTCAATTAATGGCTGGTCAATCCAATATACATCAGCGACGGGTACTGGTAATTTCAGTACAAATGTTATGGCACTACCAAATGCCTCAATTGCTCCTGGTCAATACTATCTCGTGCGTTTAGGTGGTGGAGCAAATGGTGTTGCATTACCAACCCCTGATGCCCTCGGATCAATCGCAATGTCTGGTACTGGTGGCAAAGTAATTTTGGCGAATGTTGCAACAGGTTTAGCTTGTAATGGCTCTTCTACACCTTGTAATGCTACCCAACAAGGCCAAATTGTCGATCTGGTTGGTTTCGGGAGTGCGAATTACTTCGAGGGGAGTGGGGCAACAGGTGCGCCAAGTAATACAACAAGTGCTATTCGTACCAATCCATGTATTGATGCTGATGATAATGCCACTGAATTTAGCGTGGGTACGCCAAACCCACGTAATACTGCCAGCACTACGTTGAGCTGTTCAGCGGCCACCAATACCCCAACGAACACACCAACGAACACACCGACGAACACACCAACCAATACCCCAACGAACACGCCGACCAATACCCCAACGAACACACCAACGAACACCGCGACCAGCACGCCAATCGTGCTTGGTGGCGATAATAATATTTTGTGGGATCAACTCTATCACAGCGCTAATGCGGTCAATCCCCAACTTGAGCTTGTGCCAAACGAGAGCTACAGCTTTTTGCATAGTGCTAGTGGCACAATCGACGAAACTACGGCTGTGACGATCTCGGCATTGACTGATGCGCTTGATGTGCAAACGGTTAGCCTGCGCTATTGGGATGGAGCAAATTCGACCACCATTCCAATGACGCGAATCAAATCGTTGAGCGCAAGTTTTCGCAGCCAGCCAATCCATAGCTACGATTTGTGGCAGGCCAGCATTCCAGCTCAGCCAATCGGCACAACCATTTTCTATCGGGTAATTGCCCAGGATGGCTCAGCCTCAGCCTATCTGAAGCACAATAATGGCCAATATGTGAATCCGCTTGGTCAACATGTGCGAGGCTTTAATGATGATCCTGATGATTATAGCTACACGGTTTTAGCGGCAAACCCAACTGCTACCCCAACCAATACGCCGACCGATACGGCAACACCAACGGCGACGAACACGCCAACCAATACACCAACCGATACCGCTACGCCAACGGCGACGAACACGCCAACCAATACACCAACCGATACCGCTACGCCAACCAACACGCCAGTTGTTCCAACGGCAACCGATACGGCAACGCCAACGGCGACGAACACGCCAACCAATACGCCGACCGATACGGCAACGCCAACCAACACGCCAGTTGTTCCAACCGCAACCGATACGGCAACGCCAACGGCGACCAATACGCCAACCAATACGCCGACCGATACCGCTACGCCAACGGCGACCAACACGCCAACTAATACGCCAACTGATACCGCTACGCCAACGGCGAGCAACACACCAACCAATACGGCAACGCCAACGCGCACGGCAACCAACACGCCAACTAATACGGTAACGCCAACGCGCACAGCAACGAATACGCCAACCAATACGGCGACATCAACGGCGACGAATACGCCAACCGTTACCAATACGCCAATTGCTCAGCAGTACAACGTGTTCTTACCATGGGCTAGCAAATAG
- a CDS encoding STAS domain-containing protein, translating into MKAAYQQYVHKSVRGKISLALLGIMLIVVLVLLIPLRYIVNSSSLFAEQQEMQDHLERVRRAIDSELSQIDALVLSMATWDESYDFINQRTPTYIEENTNDEVFELYNVQAMLYTDQNGTIVFAKTYDPQQGKPVAVPFEFFDINNFYPQLLNHPQLDQGKTSVVRAGTKLWLLAARPILTSDAQGPSRGTLIYGRMVDQAVVDRINYQTLLPVELSDYRLLAPTRQQIVSELANEQRLVSRAFNDNTLEGFVVFPSIDGKPLLVATLALPRTIYIQGERTFWLIASVVGIAGCLGLLSLFWALRRFIFYPLASMVGDLRQIDPSQPDQHQINFASPDELGLLAKTVNQALDSLAIAQREQLAAEAKRSALQAEMLQNQQSQLQTQAALLELQEQSLAEQALPLIPVSREVLAMPLIGQIDLNRAERLQTTILHGIETYRARTVILDLTGISQLEQRAAVALGQTAQAVQLLGARLLLTGANPAIAEEIVAANIDLGQIAIYQTLAAGMQAALR; encoded by the coding sequence ATGAAAGCAGCCTATCAACAATATGTGCATAAAAGTGTTCGTGGCAAAATTAGCCTTGCTTTATTGGGCATTATGTTGATCGTTGTGCTGGTTTTGTTGATTCCGTTACGCTATATCGTCAATAGCTCAAGCCTTTTTGCTGAACAACAGGAAATGCAAGATCACCTCGAACGGGTGCGGCGAGCAATCGATAGCGAGCTGTCCCAGATCGATGCCTTGGTCTTATCAATGGCAACTTGGGATGAATCGTATGATTTTATCAATCAGCGCACGCCCACCTATATTGAAGAAAATACCAACGACGAAGTATTTGAGCTGTATAATGTGCAAGCGATGCTCTATACCGATCAGAACGGCACAATTGTGTTCGCCAAAACCTATGATCCCCAACAAGGCAAGCCGGTTGCCGTGCCATTTGAGTTTTTTGATATCAACAATTTCTATCCCCAATTACTCAATCATCCCCAACTTGATCAAGGCAAAACGAGTGTGGTACGGGCTGGCACCAAACTATGGCTTTTGGCGGCGCGACCGATTCTCACCAGCGATGCCCAAGGTCCATCGCGTGGCACATTGATTTATGGGCGGATGGTCGATCAAGCGGTGGTTGATCGGATTAATTACCAAACCTTGTTACCAGTTGAGTTGAGTGATTATCGCTTGCTTGCGCCAACGCGGCAGCAGATTGTCAGCGAATTGGCTAATGAGCAGCGCCTGGTTTCGCGAGCTTTCAACGATAATACCCTCGAAGGTTTTGTGGTTTTTCCGTCAATCGACGGTAAACCTTTGTTGGTGGCAACTTTAGCCCTGCCTCGTACAATTTATATTCAAGGTGAACGTACCTTCTGGTTAATCGCTAGTGTGGTGGGGATTGCTGGCTGTTTGGGGTTGTTGAGCCTCTTTTGGGCTTTGCGACGCTTTATTTTCTATCCTCTTGCTTCGATGGTTGGCGATTTGCGCCAGATCGATCCTAGTCAGCCTGATCAACATCAGATTAACTTTGCTAGCCCCGATGAGCTAGGCTTATTGGCTAAAACTGTCAATCAAGCACTTGATTCGTTGGCCATTGCCCAGCGTGAACAACTGGCGGCTGAGGCTAAACGCAGTGCCTTGCAAGCCGAAATGCTGCAAAATCAGCAAAGCCAATTGCAAACCCAAGCGGCTTTGCTCGAACTCCAAGAGCAAAGTTTGGCCGAACAAGCCTTGCCGTTGATTCCGGTTTCGCGTGAGGTTTTAGCAATGCCCTTGATCGGTCAAATCGATCTCAATCGGGCTGAGCGTTTGCAAACCACGATTTTGCATGGAATTGAAACCTATCGTGCTCGCACGGTTATCCTCGATCTGACTGGGATTTCACAGCTTGAACAACGGGCAGCGGTTGCGCTCGGCCAAACGGCCCAAGCAGTGCAATTGCTTGGGGCACGCTTGTTGCTGACTGGAGCAAATCCAGCGATTGCCGAAGAAATTGTCGCTGCCAATATCGATCTTGGTCAAATTGCGATCTATCAAACGCTGGCTGCTGGTATGCAAGCGGCCCTCCGCTAA
- a CDS encoding response regulator: protein MHILIVDDDQDNRTILTTRLQRRGFQISTAKTGIEGLMMALQLKPDLILMDMSMPELHGWGATAQLKASPQTRSIPVIAITAYTLSGDRERCMAVGCDAYVEKPIDFNHLLSTIQRVAERHSIALEIKLGG, encoded by the coding sequence ATGCACATTTTAATTGTCGATGACGACCAAGACAATCGCACCATCCTTACAACTCGCTTGCAACGGCGCGGTTTTCAAATTAGCACCGCCAAAACTGGGATCGAGGGCTTGATGATGGCGTTGCAATTAAAGCCCGACTTAATTCTGATGGATATGTCGATGCCCGAATTGCATGGTTGGGGTGCAACCGCCCAACTTAAGGCCTCACCGCAAACCCGCTCAATTCCGGTGATTGCGATTACCGCCTATACCCTCTCTGGTGATCGCGAACGCTGTATGGCGGTTGGTTGTGATGCCTATGTCGAAAAGCCTATCGATTTTAATCATTTGCTCTCAACGATTCAGCGGGTGGCTGAACGCCATAGCATTGCCCTTGAGATCAAGCTAGGTGGGTAG
- a CDS encoding metalloregulator ArsR/SmtB family transcription factor: MTELVRAQPAFKVDFVPSLGLDLLSTMGLIGIVHDFEGLDAWLVEAAASVPPRLRHDIQLAMRMGVYPYVVVETVSGQILPPGATGHDDFNGLIDDLKALSPQECAAMVHKIVQRTAANADVELLHTPAEIIADQEQLEELLAKMQFPVDTDELIELLQQPTEWRDLLVSTIQRFWDRIYREQYELQQVRRERNAHYHRTHQYSVNFRDLFAGVTGRRLPDHIHERLGTISTVRFVPSQYIGPYLSFLFNGSLLTVFYNSSTTPAEGDEQTERTQSLYQPLAALADKTRLQIMTLLHGRELYAQEIVNLLDIHQSAVSRHLKLMETSGVLNVRRDKGAKYYSINRQRIEEISARLREFV, from the coding sequence ATGACTGAACTCGTTCGCGCTCAACCGGCATTTAAAGTTGATTTTGTCCCATCACTTGGGTTGGATCTACTTTCGACAATGGGTCTGATTGGAATTGTCCACGATTTTGAGGGTTTGGATGCATGGCTGGTTGAGGCTGCTGCGAGTGTGCCCCCGCGCTTACGCCACGATATTCAGCTGGCAATGCGCATGGGTGTTTATCCTTATGTGGTGGTCGAAACTGTTTCAGGCCAAATTTTACCGCCAGGTGCAACGGGTCACGATGATTTTAATGGCTTGATTGACGATCTCAAGGCGCTTTCGCCGCAAGAATGTGCCGCGATGGTGCATAAAATTGTGCAACGCACCGCCGCTAATGCTGATGTTGAATTATTGCACACACCAGCCGAAATTATTGCCGATCAAGAGCAATTAGAAGAATTATTGGCTAAAATGCAGTTTCCGGTTGATACCGATGAGCTAATTGAATTATTGCAACAACCAACCGAATGGCGCGATTTGTTGGTCTCAACGATTCAGCGTTTTTGGGATCGAATTTATCGTGAGCAATATGAACTGCAACAAGTCCGCCGCGAACGGAATGCCCATTATCATCGGACTCATCAATATAGCGTCAACTTCCGCGATTTATTTGCTGGAGTGACTGGTCGCCGCTTGCCCGACCATATTCATGAACGACTTGGCACGATTAGCACTGTGCGTTTTGTGCCATCGCAATATATTGGGCCATACTTGTCGTTTCTTTTCAATGGATCATTACTTACGGTGTTTTATAATAGCAGCACCACACCAGCTGAAGGTGATGAGCAAACTGAACGCACTCAAAGCCTGTATCAGCCATTAGCAGCGTTGGCCGATAAAACGCGACTGCAAATTATGACGTTGTTGCATGGCCGCGAATTGTATGCCCAAGAAATTGTCAATTTGCTCGATATTCATCAATCGGCGGTTTCGCGCCATTTGAAGCTGATGGAAACCTCAGGTGTGCTGAATGTGCGCCGCGACAAGGGCGCAAAATATTATTCGATCAATCGCCAACGGATTGAAGAAATTTCCGCTCGCCTACGCGAATTTGTCTAA
- a CDS encoding glycosyltransferase family 39 protein, with protein sequence MRLQRSWLSFAILFGLMGLGLGLRLAAWHWHEFRPLGGDEREYLDLAIALAQGKEYYDLQFMRPPLFPMGLAALVWLFDGDLQGLRLINALISTATIPLVWWWARLLLRRNDLALIAAGLTAGSFTLALNATELLSETVTLAGLMLVFGLLMLALRRPQLRWSIAAGVAIALVSLIRSVALPLLPLALLLLWRSDNPQRWRQMLGLLAATILTLAPWTIRNALTYDGFILIDTTGQENLWLDNDPRGRDLVKAELYAMGDARIERSQLASQQGIAAITQNPDWFLAKVGREFWHSWGLEHSDDLLARRAIWRPASEVWLRLLLGDAWWLLLIGLGLAGMWSLPCERNLKLLLAAWVGYTVFTACLFHVEYRYRLPLLPVLLPAAAWQIHQLRWAWPRPRQWLALATGASVVALSLSYANYPQQAWRLGQKHWYLWQAEQHLADATALPATMNEQASSGVAIFEAQSAASNALRYDPESALARVVLARIAFVSQQPSVGAEQLRLAIDYLPAHAYAHLLLGDYLRQQGQLEAATAELAYETSSTEDLQAWSRQRMQFIPITSTLDLGNGLDLGLIDDWYAAEDGSRWFGDQATIWLQAPSDANLLRLRIASQRPTSLAAPNVSIFANGQFLAEIAIDSAWATHEIALPNSLRNIPLAIELRSSSTFVPHDLEPTNPDGRDLGLRVDWIVVE encoded by the coding sequence ATGCGTTTGCAGCGTTCTTGGCTCAGCTTTGCGATTCTTTTTGGCCTGATGGGTTTGGGCTTGGGGCTGCGACTCGCTGCGTGGCATTGGCATGAATTTCGGCCACTGGGCGGCGATGAGCGCGAATATTTGGATTTGGCAATTGCCTTGGCCCAAGGCAAAGAATACTACGATTTGCAATTTATGCGGCCACCGTTGTTTCCCATGGGCTTGGCAGCGTTGGTTTGGCTGTTCGATGGCGATTTACAGGGCTTGCGGCTGATCAACGCCTTGATCAGCACCGCCACGATTCCCTTGGTTTGGTGGTGGGCACGGCTGTTGCTACGCCGCAACGATTTGGCTTTGATCGCCGCTGGTTTGACTGCTGGCTCATTTACTTTGGCCTTGAATGCAACCGAATTGCTCAGCGAAACCGTTACGTTGGCGGGCTTGATGCTGGTGTTTGGCTTGTTGATGTTGGCCTTGCGTCGCCCACAATTGCGCTGGAGTATTGCCGCTGGCGTGGCGATTGCGCTTGTTAGTTTAATTCGCTCGGTGGCATTGCCGTTGTTGCCATTAGCCTTATTATTGCTATGGCGTAGCGATAATCCGCAGCGCTGGCGGCAGATGCTTGGTTTGCTGGCCGCAACCATTCTGACGCTTGCTCCATGGACAATTCGCAACGCTCTGACCTATGATGGCTTTATTCTGATTGATACGACTGGTCAGGAAAATCTCTGGCTTGATAACGATCCACGTGGCCGCGATCTGGTTAAAGCAGAGTTATATGCAATGGGCGATGCGCGAATTGAGCGCAGCCAATTGGCCTCACAACAAGGCATCGCGGCGATAACCCAGAACCCTGATTGGTTTTTGGCCAAGGTTGGACGCGAATTTTGGCATAGTTGGGGCTTAGAGCATAGCGACGATTTGCTTGCGCGACGAGCGATTTGGCGACCAGCTAGTGAAGTTTGGTTGCGCTTGCTCTTGGGTGATGCTTGGTGGTTGTTGCTGATTGGTTTGGGCTTGGCTGGTATGTGGTCGCTGCCCTGCGAGCGTAATCTCAAGCTCCTGCTCGCGGCGTGGGTTGGCTATACCGTGTTTACGGCCTGCCTGTTTCATGTGGAATATCGCTATCGTTTGCCGTTGTTGCCTGTGCTTTTGCCCGCTGCTGCTTGGCAAATCCACCAATTGCGTTGGGCTTGGCCGCGACCACGCCAATGGTTGGCGCTGGCAACCGGCGCAAGCGTGGTAGCCTTGAGTTTGAGCTATGCCAATTATCCCCAACAGGCTTGGCGTTTAGGCCAAAAACATTGGTATTTGTGGCAGGCCGAGCAACATTTAGCTGATGCGACCGCCTTGCCAGCTACCATGAACGAGCAAGCTAGCTCAGGTGTGGCGATTTTTGAGGCCCAATCGGCGGCCAGCAATGCCTTGCGCTACGATCCTGAATCAGCGTTAGCACGGGTGGTGTTGGCGCGAATCGCCTTTGTCAGCCAGCAACCAAGCGTTGGCGCAGAGCAATTGCGTTTGGCGATTGACTATTTGCCAGCCCATGCCTATGCTCATTTATTGTTAGGCGATTATCTGCGCCAGCAAGGCCAGCTTGAGGCGGCTACGGCTGAATTGGCCTACGAAACCAGTTCGACCGAAGATCTGCAAGCATGGTCACGCCAACGTATGCAATTTATTCCCATCACCAGTACGCTCGATTTGGGCAATGGCCTTGATTTGGGCTTGATTGACGATTGGTATGCTGCCGAGGATGGTAGCCGCTGGTTTGGCGATCAGGCCACAATCTGGTTGCAAGCGCCTAGTGATGCCAATTTGTTGCGCTTGCGGATTGCTAGCCAACGTCCAACCAGCTTGGCCGCACCAAACGTGAGTATCTTCGCTAATGGGCAATTTTTAGCCGAAATCGCCATCGACTCAGCGTGGGCGACCCATGAAATTGCTTTGCCAAATAGTTTACGTAACATACCATTAGCAATTGAATTACGTAGCAGTAGCACCTTTGTACCGCACGATCTAGAGCCAACCAATCCCGATGGACGCGATTTAGGGCTGCGTGTCGATTGGATTGTTGTGGAATAG
- a CDS encoding homoserine dehydrogenase, translating into MHNLAIYGFGGVGRAVLAQALPHFNLALVADRSGYVAGPLSNERWLAVATAKAQGTALASLPEGSSGDWRAALPAGCLVADTTAEANAAQLVELVERGMSLALANKKPLCEDLTLFQALVAERRTRYEATVGAGLPIVVTTNLLRDTGDQVQRIEGCLSGTLGFLLSSIEQGQPYSAAVREAKALGWTEPDPRDDLGGVDVARKALILARTLGYQWNLSDITIEPLYPAAFADLSIVEFMVQLEQLDAGYAQRQAEAVAQGQTLRYVAAITPDGARVGLQAVAKDSPLGSLKGPDNMVAWTTNRYQERPLVVRGPGAGVEVTASAVLFDLLALR; encoded by the coding sequence ATGCACAATTTAGCAATTTATGGCTTTGGTGGAGTCGGTCGGGCGGTGTTGGCCCAAGCTTTGCCGCACTTCAACCTTGCCTTGGTGGCTGATCGTTCTGGGTATGTGGCGGGACCATTGAGCAACGAGCGCTGGTTGGCGGTGGCGACAGCCAAAGCCCAAGGCACAGCCCTAGCCAGTTTGCCCGAGGGAAGCAGCGGCGATTGGCGAGCCGCCTTGCCCGCTGGCTGTTTGGTGGCTGATACGACCGCTGAAGCCAATGCTGCCCAGTTGGTTGAATTGGTTGAGCGTGGCATGAGTTTGGCCTTGGCCAATAAAAAACCGTTGTGCGAAGATTTAACGTTGTTTCAAGCCTTGGTTGCTGAGCGCCGCACCCGCTACGAGGCCACAGTTGGGGCTGGCTTGCCAATTGTGGTGACCACCAATTTGCTGCGCGATACTGGCGATCAGGTTCAGCGCATCGAAGGCTGTTTGAGTGGTACACTGGGCTTTTTGCTCTCATCAATCGAACAAGGCCAGCCTTATTCGGCGGCTGTGCGTGAAGCTAAAGCCTTGGGCTGGACAGAACCCGACCCACGTGATGATTTGGGCGGTGTTGATGTTGCCCGTAAAGCTTTGATTTTAGCGCGTACTTTGGGTTATCAATGGAACTTAAGCGATATTACAATTGAGCCATTGTATCCAGCTGCGTTTGCTGATTTGAGCATTGTTGAATTTATGGTGCAACTTGAGCAACTTGATGCTGGCTATGCTCAACGCCAAGCCGAAGCTGTTGCCCAAGGCCAAACCCTGCGCTATGTGGCGGCGATTACGCCTGATGGGGCGCGAGTTGGCTTGCAAGCAGTCGCCAAAGATAGCCCGCTTGGCTCGCTCAAAGGGCCAGATAATATGGTGGCTTGGACAACCAACCGTTACCAAGAGCGCCCGTTGGTGGTGCGCGGGCCTGGTGCAGGAGTCGAGGTGACCGCCTCAGCAGTCTTGTTTGATCTTTTGGCCCTTCGTTAA
- a CDS encoding gamma-glutamyltransferase family protein — MKLIDLPYSSRRMPAIARRSMVATSQPQAVLAGLSMLERGGNAVDAAIAAAAMLTVVEPTSNGIGSDAFALVWDGRKLHGLNGSGRAPQALSLETMLQAGHQQMPAYGWPSVTVPGTPRAWHDLHQRFGRLNFEEVLMPAISAAEDGFAVTPIVSHYWNLALRRYEAMTDPATSAWLNTFSYRGRAPGAGDMWRSRRQSRTLRRIAQTGADDFYTGELAGQIVEWAQQTGGFISAADLAQHTSTWVEPINTSYRGYQVWEIPPNGQGLAALMALNILEGFDLSHTTRDTIQAYHMQIEAMKLAFADAYRYIADPEHVEVPTKQLLSKRYAASRRSLIGEYALDPQHGQLPQGGTVYLCAVDGDGMMVSFIQSNYMGFGSGVVVPETGIALQNRGANFSLDPQHPNVLAPNKRPFHTIIPSFLTRDGEAVGPFGVMGGAMQPQGHAQMILNRVDWQLNPQASLDAPRWQVGAGRKVYLEYGVPQFIAEGLRAMGHDVEIHAEGGMFGRGQIIWRLPNGSLIGGSDMRADGCALGF, encoded by the coding sequence ATGAAGTTGATCGATTTACCCTATAGCTCACGGCGCATGCCAGCGATTGCGCGGCGTTCGATGGTAGCGACCAGCCAGCCACAGGCGGTTTTGGCTGGCTTATCGATGCTTGAACGTGGCGGCAATGCCGTCGATGCAGCGATTGCCGCCGCCGCAATGTTGACGGTCGTCGAGCCGACATCGAACGGAATTGGCAGCGATGCTTTTGCCTTGGTCTGGGATGGCCGCAAATTGCATGGCCTCAATGGCTCAGGGCGTGCGCCGCAAGCGCTCAGCCTAGAAACCATGCTCCAAGCAGGCCATCAACAGATGCCAGCCTATGGTTGGCCGAGCGTAACTGTGCCTGGTACGCCGCGAGCTTGGCACGATCTGCATCAACGATTTGGGCGCTTAAATTTTGAAGAAGTGCTGATGCCAGCAATTAGTGCCGCCGAAGATGGCTTTGCGGTTACGCCGATAGTCTCGCATTATTGGAATTTGGCCTTGCGCCGCTACGAAGCCATGACCGACCCCGCAACCAGTGCTTGGCTTAACACCTTTTCCTACCGTGGGCGTGCGCCTGGCGCTGGCGACATGTGGCGTTCGCGGCGACAATCGCGTACCTTGCGCCGGATTGCTCAAACTGGCGCTGACGATTTTTACACCGGTGAATTGGCTGGGCAAATTGTCGAATGGGCGCAGCAAACTGGCGGTTTTATCAGCGCCGCCGATTTAGCGCAACATACCAGCACTTGGGTTGAGCCAATCAACACTAGCTATCGCGGCTATCAAGTCTGGGAAATTCCGCCGAATGGTCAAGGTTTGGCAGCACTGATGGCGCTGAATATTCTAGAAGGCTTTGATCTGAGCCATACCACCCGCGATACCATTCAAGCGTATCATATGCAAATCGAAGCCATGAAATTAGCCTTTGCTGATGCCTATCGCTACATTGCCGACCCTGAGCATGTTGAAGTGCCAACCAAACAATTGCTTTCTAAGCGCTATGCTGCTAGCCGCCGCAGCCTGATTGGCGAGTATGCGCTTGACCCACAGCATGGTCAGTTGCCCCAAGGTGGCACGGTCTATCTGTGTGCGGTCGATGGCGATGGCATGATGGTCAGCTTTATTCAATCAAACTATATGGGCTTTGGTTCAGGCGTGGTTGTGCCCGAAACTGGGATTGCGCTACAAAATCGTGGCGCGAACTTCTCGCTTGATCCGCAACACCCCAATGTTTTAGCGCCCAACAAACGGCCCTTCCACACGATTATTCCCTCATTTTTGACCCGCGATGGCGAGGCGGTTGGGCCGTTTGGGGTGATGGGCGGCGCGATGCAACCTCAAGGCCATGCCCAAATGATTTTGAACCGTGTTGATTGGCAGCTTAATCCGCAAGCTAGCCTCGATGCACCACGCTGGCAAGTTGGCGCTGGCCGTAAGGTTTATTTGGAATATGGCGTGCCCCAATTTATCGCTGAAGGTTTACGCGCCATGGGCCACGATGTCGAAATTCATGCTGAAGGTGGCATGTTTGGGCGCGGCCAAATTATCTGGCGCTTGCCCAATGGCTCGTTGATCGGTGGCAGCGATATGCGGGCTGATGGCTGTGCTTTGGGCTTCTAA
- a CDS encoding polyphosphate kinase, translating into MSLLDQVDLSLDLGKKSYERQLTDLQFKMLRLQRAVTQIGHRMVLVFEGWDASGKGGAIKRLTEALDPRGFVVHPIAAPTPEERAHNYLWRFWNRLPRDGQIVLFDRSWYGRVLVERVEGFATMREWSQAYGEINDFERILHNDRTSVLKFFLHISSDEQEKRFRERENDPLKIWKLTEEDWRNREKWSEYAIAIDEMLARTSSENAPWQVIAANDKRWARIAILKAVVEMLVADMPFEFDDANTLVLDRSGAYALVDAGKLSAKAVEAVIAEEEKVRKLLKKQRKDH; encoded by the coding sequence ATGTCGCTGCTTGATCAAGTTGATTTATCGTTGGATTTGGGCAAAAAAAGCTATGAGCGCCAACTCACCGATTTGCAATTTAAAATGTTGCGTTTGCAACGCGCCGTGACCCAAATTGGCCATCGCATGGTTTTGGTGTTTGAAGGCTGGGATGCGAGCGGCAAGGGTGGTGCGATCAAACGCCTGACCGAGGCGCTCGATCCACGTGGGTTTGTGGTGCACCCAATTGCTGCACCCACGCCCGAAGAACGCGCCCACAATTATCTTTGGCGTTTTTGGAACCGCCTGCCCCGCGATGGCCAGATTGTTTTATTTGACCGTTCTTGGTATGGCCGCGTGCTAGTAGAGCGGGTTGAAGGCTTTGCTACCATGCGCGAGTGGAGCCAAGCGTACGGTGAAATCAACGATTTTGAACGAATTTTACATAACGATCGTACTTCGGTCTTGAAATTTTTCCTACATATTTCGAGCGACGAGCAAGAAAAGCGTTTTCGTGAGCGCGAAAATGATCCGCTGAAAATCTGGAAATTAACCGAAGAAGATTGGCGCAATCGTGAGAAATGGTCGGAATATGCGATTGCAATTGATGAAATGCTAGCCCGAACATCCAGCGAAAACGCCCCATGGCAAGTGATTGCCGCCAACGACAAACGCTGGGCACGGATTGCGATTCTCAAGGCGGTGGTCGAAATGTTAGTCGCTGATATGCCGTTTGAATTTGACGATGCTAATACCTTGGTGCTCGATCGATCGGGCGCTTATGCCTTGGTTGATGCTGGCAAACTCTCGGCCAAAGCAGTTGAGGCGGTGATTGCCGAAGAAGAAAAAGTGCGAAAGTTGCTCAAAAAGCAGCGCAAAGATCATTAA